One genomic segment of Paenibacillus xylanexedens includes these proteins:
- a CDS encoding 2Fe-2S iron-sulfur cluster-binding protein — MDYKVTFLPMNKSIALKPGATLLHAARRAGVKITTRCDGKAACLMCKVNVDEEHRAELYPPTDAEKRKLGSLLEAGTRLSCQAKVCGSLSVHVPEDPLKAAIRKQLERQQQEDDWF; from the coding sequence ATGGACTATAAAGTTACTTTTTTACCTATGAACAAATCGATAGCGCTCAAACCAGGGGCAACACTTCTGCATGCAGCACGACGTGCTGGAGTCAAGATTACGACTCGATGTGATGGTAAAGCGGCTTGCCTGATGTGCAAAGTGAATGTGGATGAAGAACATCGGGCGGAACTGTATCCACCAACAGATGCAGAAAAGCGCAAGCTGGGTTCACTGTTGGAAGCAGGTACACGACTGTCCTGTCAGGCCAAGGTGTGTGGATCTCTATCTGTTCATGTTCCAGAGGACCCGCTGAAGGCAGCCATTCGGAAACAACTGGAACGTCAACAACAGGAAGACGACTGGTTCTGA
- a CDS encoding sugar ABC transporter substrate-binding protein, with product MKRRETKWLWLSVLLVFTLALSACGIKKEPAATPASGASDDTPKTEAVTGPLSGKRIALIMEFNTGTFSQQYVQGVKEEIEKFGGELTTFVADNDKAKMVSLLDSAINQKFDAILTDHGDSLLEPGVKKAVEQNIPVVVFDAAISVPGATVLSQDDQKMAELTLEQMKKDINGQGNIVKVWVAGFAPMERRQIAYGEFMKANPDIKEIATFGSAQNPALDTQAKMEAILKQYPKGEITAVWTAWDEFAKGAARAIQQAGRDEIKVYGIDMSDEDLQMIQDPKNPWVASAAVDPTDIGRVQVRYAYQKLNGDETEDAVVLNPVYVQREALPDKQISTSELSEFVEGWGGSTQGIKDWMSEYGITAK from the coding sequence ATGAAAAGAAGAGAGACAAAATGGCTATGGTTGAGTGTGTTATTAGTATTTACATTGGCGCTGTCCGCTTGCGGAATCAAAAAAGAACCGGCAGCCACTCCGGCTTCGGGTGCATCAGATGATACACCAAAAACGGAAGCAGTTACAGGCCCTCTAAGCGGCAAGCGGATCGCACTTATTATGGAGTTTAATACAGGTACTTTCTCGCAGCAATATGTACAAGGTGTAAAAGAAGAAATCGAAAAATTCGGTGGAGAACTGACAACGTTTGTTGCCGATAACGACAAAGCAAAGATGGTATCCTTGCTTGATAGCGCAATTAACCAGAAATTTGATGCCATTCTCACGGATCACGGGGATTCGCTATTAGAGCCAGGCGTGAAGAAGGCAGTAGAACAGAATATTCCAGTGGTCGTGTTTGACGCAGCTATTAGTGTTCCAGGAGCTACAGTCCTGTCGCAGGATGACCAGAAGATGGCTGAACTGACGCTGGAGCAAATGAAAAAAGATATCAATGGACAAGGTAATATTGTCAAAGTATGGGTAGCTGGTTTCGCACCGATGGAACGCCGTCAGATTGCATACGGTGAATTCATGAAAGCCAATCCGGACATCAAGGAAATAGCAACATTCGGTTCTGCACAGAATCCGGCGCTGGATACACAAGCCAAAATGGAAGCTATTCTCAAGCAATATCCAAAAGGTGAAATTACAGCTGTATGGACTGCATGGGATGAGTTCGCAAAAGGTGCAGCGCGTGCGATTCAACAAGCTGGACGTGATGAGATCAAAGTGTATGGTATCGATATGAGTGACGAGGACCTGCAAATGATTCAGGACCCGAAAAATCCTTGGGTAGCTTCAGCTGCTGTTGATCCAACAGATATTGGTCGCGTCCAGGTACGTTATGCTTATCAGAAATTGAACGGGGACGAGACAGAAGATGCAGTTGTTCTTAACCCGGTCTATGTTCAACGTGAAGCTCTGCCAGATAAACAAATCTCCACTTCGGAGCTGTCTGAGTTCGTTGAAGGTTGGGGTGGCAGCACACAAGGAATCAAGGACTGGATGAGCGAATACGGAATTACTGCTAAATAA
- a CDS encoding ABC transporter permease, whose translation MKDKSLDFAFRYGAIIVIIGVIAFFGIKLPYFFTYSNLTDILGSISIVTFVAIGVTLSLIVDGFDLSVGATVSLTTVVTASLMIWYQQPLAIVIIVPLIIGAVIGLLNALLIVKLRIPDLLATLATMYIIGGIHKTYAQGYTIYNHMQFPDGSKAAGEMDLTFLLIGQGKWLGMPISVIMLLIAVIGVHIFLTYTKYGRQMYITGGNEEAARLSGIKVKKVRTLAYVAAGVFAAIGGIIYASKVGSGQIDAGSPLLMESVAAVFVGFSVFGAGKPNVIGTFIGSVLIGVLVNGLTMMNVQYFTHDIVKGGVLVLALAVTFYVLNRNRT comes from the coding sequence ATGAAGGATAAATCACTGGATTTTGCGTTCCGTTACGGGGCGATTATAGTCATCATAGGTGTTATCGCATTTTTCGGCATTAAATTGCCTTATTTCTTTACGTACAGTAACTTGACCGATATTTTGGGCTCGATCTCTATCGTTACGTTTGTAGCGATCGGTGTTACGTTATCTCTCATTGTTGATGGATTTGATCTCTCGGTTGGGGCGACTGTCTCATTAACTACCGTTGTTACTGCTTCGTTAATGATTTGGTATCAACAACCACTTGCGATCGTCATTATCGTGCCATTGATTATCGGCGCTGTTATTGGTTTACTGAACGCTTTGCTAATTGTAAAATTGCGTATTCCGGATTTGCTGGCAACCCTTGCCACGATGTACATCATCGGTGGTATTCACAAAACGTATGCACAGGGATATACCATTTACAATCACATGCAGTTCCCTGATGGGAGCAAAGCTGCTGGAGAGATGGACCTGACATTCCTGCTTATAGGGCAGGGTAAATGGCTTGGTATGCCGATATCAGTTATCATGCTACTTATTGCGGTAATAGGTGTGCATATCTTTTTGACGTATACGAAATATGGTCGCCAGATGTACATTACAGGTGGTAATGAGGAAGCTGCACGGTTGTCTGGAATCAAGGTGAAAAAGGTGCGTACACTGGCCTATGTAGCCGCTGGAGTGTTTGCAGCAATCGGGGGTATCATCTATGCCTCCAAAGTAGGATCCGGGCAAATTGATGCGGGTTCACCGTTGTTAATGGAATCCGTAGCTGCAGTATTTGTCGGTTTCTCTGTGTTTGGTGCGGGTAAACCCAATGTCATTGGAACCTTCATTGGTTCGGTTCTGATTGGTGTACTTGTGAACGGTTTAACGATGATGAACGTACAGTATTTCACACATGATATTGTAAAAGGTGGGGTTCTCGTGCTTGCCCTGGCGGTTACAT
- the plsY gene encoding glycerol-3-phosphate 1-O-acyltransferase PlsY: MILQIAAIVLSYLLGSISFSVLLAKAIRGIDIRQHGSGNAGATNTLRILGKGPAIAVLLLDVLKGVAAVWIGIWLSDGSAWIPALSGIAAIAGHNWPLYFHFRGGKGVATAIGVLVSLAFLPALCAGVIAILSIVLTRYVSLGSLIFVAFTPIFIMVLPGYSMNIFWGSLIICLFAFWRHRTNIAKLAKGQENKLGSKNPGGGKRVV, translated from the coding sequence GTGATTTTACAAATCGCAGCGATTGTACTGAGTTATCTGCTCGGTTCGATCAGCTTTAGTGTCCTCCTTGCCAAAGCGATACGGGGGATCGATATTCGTCAGCACGGAAGTGGAAACGCGGGAGCTACCAATACATTGCGTATTTTGGGTAAAGGACCGGCAATTGCTGTTCTGTTACTTGATGTACTTAAGGGTGTTGCAGCTGTATGGATTGGAATCTGGTTGAGCGACGGTTCTGCCTGGATTCCTGCACTCAGTGGTATAGCAGCCATTGCAGGACATAACTGGCCGCTTTACTTCCATTTTCGTGGAGGAAAAGGCGTTGCCACAGCCATTGGTGTTCTGGTGAGTCTTGCTTTCCTGCCTGCGTTATGTGCTGGGGTGATCGCCATTCTGTCTATTGTATTGACACGCTATGTTTCATTGGGCTCTCTGATTTTTGTAGCATTTACACCCATCTTTATCATGGTATTACCCGGATATTCAATGAATATCTTCTGGGGGAGTCTGATTATTTGTCTGTTTGCGTTCTGGAGACATCGTACCAATATTGCGAAGCTCGCCAAAGGACAGGAAAATAAATTGGGATCGAAAAACCCTGGAGGGGGTAAACGAGTTGTCTAA
- a CDS encoding DUF2768 family protein → MSAMDKMWLSLVAILIMGLSVFLITFARAKTKGIVRGILSLIAFLIMLIGFFGGIASLT, encoded by the coding sequence ATGAGCGCAATGGACAAGATGTGGCTGTCATTGGTGGCCATCCTCATTATGGGACTATCTGTATTCCTGATTACGTTTGCTCGTGCCAAAACAAAAGGTATTGTACGGGGGATTCTTTCTCTGATTGCATTTTTGATTATGCTGATTGGCTTTTTCGGTGGAATCGCTTCTTTGACCTGA
- a CDS encoding NAD(P)H-dependent glycerol-3-phosphate dehydrogenase — MSKKVAVLVAGSWGTALASVLAANQLDVMMWTRGEDQANEINNKHTNTRYLPDAELSPRIQATTDMEAAVEGAIAVLIVAPSSAMRAVTNQLKAYYKPEMLVIHATKGFETESLKRMSTVISEELECEEGRVVVLSGPSHAEEVVKRCPTTVVVASLDKASAESAQALFMNAYFRVYTNRDMIGVELAGAFKNIIALGAGMSDGLQFGDNAKAALLTRGLAEITRIGVEMGANPLTFSGLAGIGDLVVTATSQHSRNWRAGSMLGQGQKLDDVLKSMGMVVEGIRTTQAAYFISQKYGVQMPIADQLYHVLFQKRQPRDAVEALMGRDPKTEMEVMKLETWEQWHS; from the coding sequence TTGTCTAAAAAAGTTGCTGTTCTAGTCGCTGGGAGCTGGGGAACAGCTTTGGCCAGTGTACTCGCCGCCAATCAGTTGGATGTGATGATGTGGACACGTGGTGAAGACCAGGCTAACGAAATCAATAACAAGCACACTAATACTCGCTATCTTCCGGATGCGGAGCTTTCACCACGGATTCAAGCAACAACTGATATGGAAGCTGCGGTGGAAGGCGCTATAGCTGTGTTAATTGTTGCGCCTTCATCAGCCATGCGTGCAGTTACGAACCAGCTTAAGGCTTATTACAAGCCTGAGATGTTAGTCATTCATGCAACCAAAGGTTTTGAGACAGAAAGCCTCAAACGGATGTCCACAGTCATTTCAGAAGAGCTTGAATGTGAAGAAGGACGTGTGGTTGTTCTTTCTGGCCCAAGCCATGCGGAAGAAGTGGTGAAGCGTTGTCCAACGACAGTGGTTGTAGCTTCACTGGATAAGGCATCTGCCGAGTCTGCCCAAGCTTTGTTTATGAATGCTTATTTCCGGGTTTACACGAATCGGGATATGATCGGTGTTGAGCTGGCGGGTGCATTCAAAAATATCATTGCTCTTGGTGCAGGCATGTCCGATGGTCTTCAATTTGGTGATAATGCCAAAGCCGCTTTGCTAACACGCGGTTTGGCAGAGATCACACGTATTGGTGTTGAGATGGGAGCAAATCCGCTAACGTTTTCGGGACTTGCTGGAATCGGGGATCTGGTTGTAACGGCTACAAGTCAGCACAGTCGGAACTGGAGAGCAGGTTCCATGTTAGGCCAGGGACAGAAGCTGGATGATGTTCTGAAGTCCATGGGCATGGTGGTAGAAGGCATTCGAACTACGCAAGCTGCCTATTTCATCTCACAAAAATACGGTGTACAAATGCCAATTGCGGATCAGTTATATCACGTTTTATTCCAGAAGAGACAGCCGCGTGATGCGGTTGAAGCCTTGATGGGACGTGACCCGAAGACTGAAATGGAAGTCATGAAGCTTGAAACCTGGGAGCAGTGGCATTCCTGA
- the spoIVA gene encoding stage IV sporulation protein A translates to MEKVDIFKDIAERTGGDIYLGVVGAVRTGKSTFIKRFMETIVLPNIASEADRARAVDELPQSAAGKTIMTTEPKFVPNNAVQIKVAEGLDVNVRLVDCVGYAVEGAKGYEDENGPRMISTPWFEEPIPFQEAAEIGTRKVIQEHSTLGVVVTTDGTIAEIARSSYVESEERVIAELKEVGKPFVLVINSTRPRSEEALQLRSELAAKYDIPVMTLSAATMTEDDVTGVLREVLYEFPVHEVNVNLPSWVMVLNETHWLRSNYENSVRDTVKDIRRLRDVDRVVAQFMEYEFIDRAGLSGMNMGQGVAEIDLYAPDELYDQILVEVVGIEIRGKDHLLQLMQEFSHAKREYDRFAEALEMVKTTGYGIAAPSLAEMALDEPELIRQGTKFGVRLKATAPSIHMIRVDVESEFAPIIGTEKQSEELVRYLMQDFENDPIKVWDSDMFGRSLHSIVREGIQGKIAMMPDNARYKLQETLGRIINEGSGGLIAIIL, encoded by the coding sequence TTGGAGAAAGTGGACATTTTTAAGGACATAGCTGAGCGGACCGGAGGGGATATTTATCTCGGGGTTGTCGGCGCAGTCCGGACGGGAAAATCAACATTTATTAAACGATTCATGGAAACGATCGTATTGCCTAACATCGCAAGCGAGGCTGATCGTGCCCGTGCAGTGGATGAACTTCCACAGAGTGCAGCAGGTAAAACCATCATGACTACCGAACCAAAATTCGTACCAAATAACGCAGTCCAGATCAAGGTGGCAGAAGGACTCGATGTCAATGTACGTTTGGTGGATTGTGTAGGTTACGCAGTGGAAGGAGCCAAGGGATACGAGGATGAGAATGGTCCACGCATGATCTCCACGCCTTGGTTCGAGGAACCAATTCCATTCCAGGAAGCCGCCGAGATTGGTACTCGCAAAGTCATTCAGGAGCATTCTACACTGGGTGTTGTGGTAACAACAGACGGCACAATCGCCGAAATTGCCCGCAGTTCCTATGTGGAATCTGAAGAACGGGTCATTGCGGAATTAAAAGAAGTGGGTAAACCGTTTGTCCTGGTCATCAACTCCACTCGCCCTCGCAGTGAAGAAGCCCTGCAATTGCGCAGTGAGCTTGCTGCCAAATACGACATTCCGGTGATGACACTCAGTGCAGCCACCATGACGGAAGATGATGTGACGGGTGTACTTCGTGAAGTGCTCTATGAGTTCCCTGTGCATGAAGTGAATGTAAACTTGCCGAGCTGGGTTATGGTGCTCAATGAGACTCACTGGCTGCGTAGCAACTACGAAAATTCCGTACGGGATACCGTCAAGGATATTCGCAGACTTCGTGACGTGGATCGGGTTGTCGCTCAGTTCATGGAATATGAATTCATTGATCGCGCAGGCCTGAGTGGCATGAATATGGGGCAGGGTGTAGCCGAAATTGACCTGTACGCGCCGGATGAACTGTATGATCAGATTCTCGTGGAAGTGGTTGGCATCGAGATTCGCGGTAAGGATCATCTGCTGCAATTGATGCAGGAATTCTCGCATGCGAAGAGAGAATATGACCGCTTCGCAGAAGCGCTGGAGATGGTCAAAACGACCGGATACGGCATTGCTGCTCCATCTCTTGCCGAGATGGCTCTGGATGAACCTGAGCTCATTCGTCAGGGCACCAAATTTGGCGTACGTCTGAAAGCAACAGCACCGTCCATTCACATGATCCGGGTTGATGTGGAATCGGAGTTCGCTCCAATCATCGGTACGGAGAAACAAAGTGAGGAACTGGTGAGATACCTGATGCAGGATTTCGAGAACGACCCGATCAAGGTATGGGATTCAGACATGTTTGGTCGTTCGCTGCACTCCATTGTGCGAGAGGGGATTCAGGGCAAAATTGCCATGATGCCGGATAATGCAAGATACAAATTGCAAGAGACGCTGGGAAGAATCATTAACGAAGGTTCGGGCGGCTTGATCGCTATCATTCTGTAA
- a CDS encoding stage VI sporulation protein F produces MGNNISKDALNAINKKTGKTITEGAVKKLASTVKPTTIQNEAQLRQLIKQVSAMAKVPVSEDTVKDIVSAVKKSGLNPSSMESLMKMMMKK; encoded by the coding sequence ATGGGTAACAACATTTCCAAAGATGCACTGAATGCAATCAATAAGAAAACGGGTAAAACGATAACGGAAGGTGCCGTTAAGAAATTGGCAAGCACGGTGAAACCAACGACGATTCAGAATGAAGCTCAGTTGCGCCAATTGATCAAACAAGTATCCGCCATGGCGAAAGTTCCGGTATCTGAGGATACGGTTAAGGATATTGTGAGTGCGGTCAAGAAAAGCGGATTGAATCCGAGCAGTATGGAATCGTTAATGAAAATGATGATGAAAAAATAA
- a CDS encoding sugar ABC transporter ATP-binding protein yields the protein MSTAPILLQMEHIHKQFSGIPALKDVDFSVKGGEIHALLGANGAGKSTLMKILSGAYPLDQGTIQLSGQALHLSSPGDAKASGIHCVYQEVDAALVPQLTAAENIMLDQLASSAGGWWKSPRKLQQRAVEALKQLGADISVHQKVADLTLAEKQMILLARILIQDAKVIIFDEPTAPLSQEETDAFFRIVHLLKDRGVACIFITHRLAEVTGHCDRVTVMRDGQHVFTGEAKGLTINDLVTQMLGKPFEEEFPKTEAPVGELLLEARGLRRGVKVKGVNLSVSRGEVLAVVGLVGAGKTESSRLLIGADRLEGGEIRLNNRNLRLSQPADAAALGIVSVPEERRKQGILIQENVERNLSLPLLSRLSTLGFVSRKRERLNAESLVKQLGIKTSSVKQEVKYLSGGNQQKVAIGKWLNADADVFIFDEPTKGVDIGAKSDIFRIINELALAGKGVIYFTCELDEGMGIGDRIAVMCEGVIVKEFKRGETNQEQLLYYASGGQEVQS from the coding sequence ATGAGCACTGCACCGATTCTGCTTCAAATGGAACATATCCACAAGCAGTTTTCAGGTATTCCTGCACTGAAGGATGTGGATTTCTCTGTAAAAGGTGGGGAGATTCATGCGCTGCTGGGTGCCAATGGTGCCGGTAAAAGCACGTTAATGAAAATTTTGTCCGGTGCCTATCCATTGGATCAGGGTACGATTCAGTTAAGTGGACAAGCGCTTCACTTGAGTTCTCCGGGAGACGCGAAGGCAAGTGGGATTCACTGTGTCTATCAGGAAGTGGATGCTGCACTGGTGCCACAGCTGACGGCTGCGGAGAACATCATGTTGGATCAGCTGGCTTCATCTGCCGGGGGTTGGTGGAAAAGTCCACGAAAACTGCAACAGCGTGCGGTTGAGGCATTGAAGCAATTAGGGGCGGACATATCCGTTCACCAAAAAGTGGCCGATCTGACGCTTGCAGAAAAACAGATGATTTTGCTGGCACGGATTTTGATTCAGGATGCCAAAGTCATCATTTTTGATGAACCGACTGCACCGCTGAGTCAGGAAGAAACGGATGCATTTTTCCGGATTGTTCATCTCCTGAAGGATCGGGGCGTAGCCTGTATTTTCATTACCCATCGTCTTGCTGAAGTGACGGGTCACTGTGATCGCGTTACGGTTATGAGAGATGGACAACATGTATTTACCGGTGAAGCAAAGGGACTGACGATCAACGATTTGGTTACACAGATGCTGGGCAAACCATTCGAAGAAGAGTTTCCGAAGACGGAAGCACCCGTGGGGGAACTGCTGTTGGAGGCGCGTGGGCTTCGTCGTGGAGTGAAGGTTAAAGGTGTTAACCTCTCTGTAAGCCGAGGTGAGGTCCTCGCTGTGGTGGGTCTGGTAGGCGCGGGTAAAACGGAAAGCTCTCGTTTGCTGATTGGTGCAGATCGGCTGGAGGGAGGCGAGATCCGGCTTAACAACCGTAATCTCCGCCTGTCTCAGCCTGCGGATGCGGCGGCTCTGGGGATTGTTTCTGTACCGGAGGAGCGACGTAAACAAGGAATCCTGATTCAGGAGAACGTGGAACGGAATTTAAGTCTTCCTTTGCTAAGTCGTCTTAGTACATTAGGTTTCGTAAGCCGTAAGCGGGAACGTCTAAACGCAGAGTCATTGGTGAAACAGCTTGGAATTAAAACATCGTCCGTGAAACAGGAAGTGAAATATCTAAGCGGTGGTAATCAGCAGAAGGTAGCCATTGGTAAATGGCTTAATGCGGATGCGGATGTATTTATATTTGATGAGCCAACCAAAGGCGTAGATATTGGGGCAAAAAGTGACATTTTCCGCATCATTAATGAACTGGCTTTGGCGGGCAAGGGTGTAATCTATTTCACCTGTGAACTGGATGAAGGCATGGGAATTGGTGACCGAATCGCTGTCATGTGTGAGGGTGTTATCGTAAAAGAGTTCAAACGAGGCGAGACTAACCAAGAACAGCTGCTATACTATGCAAGCGGTGGACAAGAGGTGCAATCATGA
- the rpsA gene encoding 30S ribosomal protein S1 yields MSEEMKNQEATQDELDQFVSLKKGDTVKGTIVKLEDNQAYVSIGYKYDGVIPIRELSSLHVDSASDAVEVGQEVEAKVLSIDDEKEKLVLSKRAIDSENAWDQLQKHFEDQDVFEVVVGDVVKGGLVADVGVRGFIPASMVERHFVEDFSDYKGRTLRVKVKEIDRENNKVILSQKDVLEQEFEANKATVMAGLQEGQVIEGTVQRLTQFGAFVDVGGVDGLVHVSELAWTHVEKPSDVLSEGDKVSVKVLKVDPEKGKISLSMKAVQPGPWETASEKFNSSDIVTGVVKRLVDFGAFVEIAPGVEGLVHISQISHKHIGTPHEVLKEGQEVQVKILDMNPSEQRVSLSIKETEEAPAQPQKSERPSRNNAPREEINNPNVSLNNQGMSTTLGELFGDKLSKFK; encoded by the coding sequence ATGTCGGAAGAAATGAAAAATCAAGAAGCAACCCAAGATGAGTTGGATCAATTCGTTTCCTTGAAAAAAGGAGATACCGTAAAAGGAACCATCGTCAAATTGGAAGATAACCAAGCCTATGTGAGCATTGGATATAAATATGACGGTGTCATTCCAATTCGTGAACTGTCTTCATTACATGTTGACAGCGCGTCTGACGCAGTAGAAGTTGGACAAGAAGTTGAAGCTAAAGTTCTTAGCATCGACGACGAGAAAGAAAAACTCGTTCTCTCCAAACGTGCAATCGACAGCGAAAACGCATGGGATCAATTGCAAAAGCATTTTGAAGACCAAGACGTATTCGAAGTTGTTGTAGGTGATGTTGTTAAAGGCGGTCTGGTAGCAGACGTGGGCGTACGTGGATTTATCCCGGCTTCCATGGTTGAACGCCATTTCGTTGAAGACTTCAGCGACTACAAAGGACGCACACTGCGTGTTAAAGTGAAAGAGATCGACCGTGAGAACAACAAAGTGATCCTTTCCCAAAAAGACGTACTGGAGCAAGAATTCGAAGCAAACAAAGCTACAGTAATGGCTGGTTTGCAAGAAGGTCAAGTGATCGAAGGTACAGTACAACGTTTGACTCAATTCGGTGCATTTGTTGATGTGGGCGGAGTTGACGGTTTGGTTCACGTATCCGAGCTTGCTTGGACACACGTTGAAAAACCATCCGACGTACTGTCTGAAGGTGATAAAGTTAGTGTGAAAGTGCTGAAAGTTGACCCTGAAAAAGGCAAAATCAGCCTGAGCATGAAAGCTGTTCAACCAGGTCCTTGGGAAACAGCAAGCGAAAAATTCAATTCCAGCGATATCGTAACGGGTGTTGTAAAACGTCTGGTAGACTTCGGTGCATTTGTTGAAATCGCTCCTGGTGTTGAGGGACTTGTGCATATCTCGCAAATCTCCCACAAACACATCGGCACTCCTCATGAAGTGCTGAAAGAAGGACAAGAAGTTCAAGTTAAAATCTTGGACATGAACCCTTCTGAGCAACGTGTAAGCTTGAGCATCAAAGAAACAGAAGAAGCTCCAGCTCAACCACAAAAATCAGAAAGACCTTCAAGAAACAACGCTCCGCGTGAAGAAATCAACAATCCAAACGTTTCCTTGAACAATCAAGGTATGAGCACTACGCTTGGCGAACTGTTTGGAGACAAACTCAGCAAATTCAAATAA
- the der gene encoding ribosome biogenesis GTPase Der, whose product MARPVVAIVGRPNVGKSTIFNRIIGDRLAIVEDKPGITRDRIYGIGEWNGKPFSIIDTGGIEIDGEDVILKSIRMQAELAIEEADVIVFMCDAKAGITQSDEEVAEMLYRSGKPIVVAVNKVDNIGRSELIYEFYGFGFGDPIGVSGSHGTGVGDLLDAIVEKLPELEEETYDEDVIRVALIGRPNVGKSSLVNAILGEERVIVSDVAGTTRDAIDTPFEKDGQRYVLIDTAGMRKRGKVYETTEKYSVMRAMRAIERADVVLIVINGEEGIIEQDKHIAGYAFEAGKASLFVVNKWDVVEKHDKTMKEFERKIRDHFLFMTYAPVVFLSALTKQRLQKLLPVVKRVADQHSLRVQTHLLNDVVSDAVAINPPPTDKGRRMRINYVTQVAVKPPTMVIFVNDPELMHFSYERYLENKIRAAFDFEGTPIRIFTRKKSDES is encoded by the coding sequence ATGGCAAGACCCGTTGTGGCAATTGTCGGACGACCGAACGTGGGTAAATCCACCATTTTCAATCGGATCATCGGCGACAGACTGGCCATTGTGGAAGACAAGCCGGGCATTACCCGTGACCGCATATATGGAATCGGTGAATGGAACGGTAAACCATTTAGTATCATTGATACAGGTGGTATCGAAATTGATGGTGAAGATGTAATTTTAAAATCGATTCGGATGCAAGCAGAGCTCGCTATTGAAGAAGCGGATGTTATTGTATTCATGTGTGATGCAAAAGCAGGTATTACTCAATCGGATGAAGAGGTAGCAGAGATGCTCTACCGCTCAGGCAAGCCTATTGTTGTAGCCGTTAACAAAGTGGATAATATCGGACGAAGTGAGCTCATTTATGAGTTTTATGGATTTGGTTTCGGTGATCCCATCGGCGTATCCGGAAGTCACGGTACAGGTGTAGGTGACTTGCTTGATGCAATTGTGGAGAAGTTGCCAGAACTTGAGGAAGAGACTTACGATGAAGATGTCATTCGTGTAGCTCTGATCGGACGTCCTAATGTAGGTAAATCTTCACTGGTGAACGCTATTCTGGGTGAAGAGCGTGTCATTGTAAGTGACGTGGCTGGAACGACCCGGGATGCGATTGATACACCTTTTGAAAAAGACGGCCAACGTTACGTGCTGATTGATACAGCAGGTATGCGTAAGCGTGGTAAAGTATATGAAACAACTGAGAAATACAGTGTAATGCGTGCGATGCGTGCGATTGAGCGTGCAGATGTTGTTCTGATTGTCATTAATGGTGAAGAAGGCATTATTGAACAGGACAAGCATATTGCAGGATATGCATTCGAAGCTGGTAAAGCGTCATTGTTTGTTGTGAACAAATGGGACGTGGTAGAGAAGCATGACAAAACGATGAAAGAGTTTGAGAGAAAAATTCGGGATCACTTCCTGTTTATGACTTATGCTCCAGTCGTATTCTTGTCAGCCCTCACAAAACAACGCTTACAAAAATTGTTGCCGGTTGTGAAAAGGGTTGCAGATCAACACTCGTTACGTGTACAAACACATCTACTTAACGATGTGGTGTCTGATGCGGTTGCAATTAACCCTCCGCCAACGGATAAAGGACGGAGAATGAGAATTAACTATGTGACTCAGGTTGCCGTTAAGCCACCGACCATGGTTATTTTTGTGAACGACCCTGAGTTGATGCACTTCTCATATGAGCGCTATCTGGAAAATAAAATCCGTGCAGCGTTTGATTTCGAAGGAACACCAATTCGCATATTTACTCGGAAGAAGTCCGACGAAAGTTAG